In the genome of Sebastes umbrosus isolate fSebUmb1 chromosome 14, fSebUmb1.pri, whole genome shotgun sequence, one region contains:
- the prrg2 gene encoding transmembrane gamma-carboxyglutamic acid protein 2 — translation MAALSVGWVPALFLLQLAHCSVIYRHAPGDPMLVDEQSANSFLSRSLLFNSWDFEIVVSDNLERECMEELCSHEEAREVFEDDVLTDAFWTDYISNNQVNRVDVSGLVAGLMALLVTAVIAIVLGIYCYKAKNKGGQRAPVRMVDGRPAQEMVPLSGIIAPGLPSYNDALNHSGQHDAPPPPYSGGAPSEPAAPEDNE, via the exons ATGGCAGCCTTGTCAGTCGGGTGGGTTCCTGCGCTGTTCCTGCTACAGCTGGCCCACTGCTCTGTCATCTACAGGCATGCTCCAG GAGATCCAATGTTGGTGGACGAGCAGTCAGCGAACTCCTTCCTGTCCCGCTCGCTGCTCTTTAACAGCTGGGACTTTGAGATTGTGGTGTCCGACAATCTTGAGAGGGAGTGCATGGAGGAGTTGTGCAGCCATGAGGAGGCCAGGGAGGTGTTCGAGGACGACGTCTTGACG GATGCATTTTGGACCGACTATATCAGTAACAATCAAG TAAACAGAGTGGATGTGTCAGGGCTGGTGGCAGGCCTCATGGCTCTCCTAGTGACCGCTGTCATTGCCATCGTGCTGGGAATCTACTGCTACAAAGCCAAGAACAAAGGTGGACAGAG AGCTCCGGTGAGGATGGTAGATGGGCGTCCAGCCCAAGAGATGGTGCCTCTGTCTGGGATCATTGCCCCAGGTCTGCCCAGCTACAATGACGCTCTGAACCACAGTGGTCAACACGATGCCCCACCACCACCTTATTCAGG GGGTGCGCCATCGGAGCCCGCTGCTCCCGAAGACAACGAATGA
- the rras gene encoding ras-related protein R-Ras gives MSADEERFKLVVVGGGGVGKSALTIQFIQSYFVSDYDPTIEDSYTKICTVDGKETRLDILDTAGQEEFGAMREQYMRSGEGFLLVFALNDRGSYHEVQKFHTQILRVKDRDDFPMVLVGNKADLEQQRVISREDAQAFCRENRIHYMEASAKNRYNVDESFLELVGIIRRFQEMECPPPQAHHTRKQKSGGCPCVLL, from the exons ATGAGTGCAGACGAGGAGAGATTCaaactggtggtggtgggaggaggaggggtgggcaAGAGCGCCCTGACCATCCAGTTCATCCAG TCCTACTTTGTGTCAGACTACGACCCCACCATCGAAGACTCCTACACCAAGATCTGCACCGTGGACGGAAAGGAGACCCGGCTGGACA tcttgGATACAGCAGGTCAGGAGGAGTTTGGAGCGATGAGGGAGCAGTACATGCGCTCAGGAGAAGGCTTCTTATTGGTGTTTGCACTCAACGACCGGGGCAG CTACCACGAGGTCCAGAAATTCCACACTCAGATCCTGAGAGTGAAGGACCGAGACGACTTCCCCATGGTGCTGGTTGGAAACAAGGCTGACCTGGAACAGCAAAGAGTG ATCTCCAGGGAGGATGCTCAGGCGTTTTGCAGAGAGAACAGGATCCACTACATGGAGGCTTCGGCCAAGAATCGCTACAATGTGGATGAATCCTTCTTGGAGCTGGTGGGAATTATCAG AAGGTTTCAGGAGATGGAGTGTCCTCCTCCTCAAGCTCATCACACAAGGAAACAGAAGAGCGGTGGCTGTCCCTGTGTCCTCCTCTAA
- the si:ch211-195b15.8 gene encoding uncharacterized protein si:ch211-195b15.8 yields MVWSQQSDAERPGLSVILPQLYLGAESDVTQDRLASLGISYVLSVSRCSPQPSFLPRSRYLRIPIDDSLRDNLLPWIPQALHFIDAAMSSGGSVLVHCAAGISRSPALAVAYIMYSLGMDLDHAYRFVKERRPSISPNFNFLGQLQHFQGTLSQKASGGDLLIQQQLDNRLSSINDVVNHAHISQNMNYQADGIAGESAEAKQAHKENYYHTDETQQRRPRLDGGGGNQQLSMSGKLRTLHLPLNQIQTPFEVPAPSPREPVKPAAPTPTQLQLPAGSASLLEKRKSLTLFLTPSGICPPSSASSNLQQARGGTTTTSTSTTVHAKETGEKPETKTQSTTGSHRQAGDTPREQRPPHSKCSPAEVKEEGLASPFSFTLSKLLDWGERVLLGGMFVHPVRMGQPALPYRC; encoded by the exons atggtGTGGTCCCAACAGAGCGATGCGGAACGGCCTGGACTCTCCGTCATCCTCCCGCAGCTCTACCTCGGAGCAGAGAGCGACGTGACGCAG gaccGGCTGGCCTCTCTGGGTATCTCCTATGTGCTGAGTGTGAGCCGCTGCAGCCCCCAGCCCTCCTTTCTGCCTCGCTCCAGATATCTTCGTATCCCCATTGACGACTCGCTGCGGGACAACCTGCTGCCCTGGATCCCACAGGCTCTGCACTTCATCG ATGCAGCCATGTCCTCCGGTGGGTCCGTGTTGGTTCACTGTGCAGCAGGAATCTCTCGCTCCCCGGCCCTGGCTGTAGCCTACATCATGTACAGCCTGGGAATGGACCTGGACCATGCCTACAG GTTTGTGAAAGAGCGACGGCCCTCCATTTCCCCAAACTTCAACTTCCTGGGTCAGCTGCAGCACTTCCAGGGCACTCTGAGCCAGAAGGCCTCCGGCGGCGACCTCCTcatccagcagcagctggaCAACCGTCTGTCGTCCATCAATGACGTCGTCAACCACGCTCACATCAGTCAAAACATGAATTATCAGGCTGACGGCATCGCCGGCGAATCAGCAGAGGCCAAACAGGCCCACAAAGAGAATTACTATCACACAGACGAAACACAGCAGAGACGCCCCCGTTTGGACGGAGGAGGCGGTAACCAGCAGCTGTCCATGTCGGGGAAACTTCGGACTCTTCATTTGCCTCTTAATCAAATCCAGACGCCGTTTGAAGTCCCAGCTCCGAGCCCCCGTGAGCCAGTCAAACCAGCAGCCCCAACGCCCACGCAACTCCAACTCCCAGCAGGCTCTGCTTCTCTATTGGAGAAACGCAAAAGCCTCACCCTCTTTTTGACCCCTTCGGGAATCTGCCCTCCCTCCTCAGCAAGCAGCAACCTTCAGCAAGCAAGGGGgggcaccaccaccaccagcacatCCACAACCGTCCACGCTAAGGAAACGGGAGAAAAGCCTGAGACAAAGACACAGAGTACCACCGGCTCCCACAGGCAGGCAGGGGACACCCCCAGGGAGCAGAGGCCCCCCCACAGCAAGTGCAGCCCAGCagaggtgaaggaggagggCCTGGCGTCGCCGTTCAGCTTCACCCTCAGCAAGCTGCTGGACTGGGGGGAGAGGGTGCTGTTGGGAGGGATGTTCGTCCACCCGGTCAGGATGGGACAGCCCGCTCTGCCGTACAGATGCTGA